The following nucleotide sequence is from Elusimicrobiota bacterium.
ATTGCGTATTCACCAATAAACTCTTTACGGTTTAGCATTGCAAGACTCGCGGGATTATAAAAAATTGCCGACGGGTCTTCTCCGACAGCAGAATACGCGTTACTCATCCCTTGCGACCTCACGCTACCGCCAAGACGGTTAAAATACCCGCCTTGTCCCGCATCGCCCTGTATTGACCCCGCAACACCTTGTATCGCCGCTGACGAAACGGATACAAAGTTACAGCTGACTGACACTACAACCAATGTTAGGATAGCAATTGTGTTTTTCATATAATTTTTAACCATTATTATTTCACCCCCACAATTATCTTTTGTGGTTTAGGCGCTTCCGATGTACCGGCAGTTGTTGCGTTTACTGAAGTGTTGATATATACAATGTACGCCCCAGCAGTAACCATCTCCCCTTTACCATTTTTACCGTCCCACACAACTTCATTGTTGACACCCTGAATTGCACCGGTTTCTCCGCCGGTATATTCTTGCGACCAAACAAGGCCACCTAAAAGGTCATATATTTTTAAGTTAACTTTCTTTATATAATTCGCGGTATCCCCTCCCGGGACGGTATATAAAATAATCGTATTACTCCCCGCATTGAACGGATTTGGGTAACAGTATGCTGTACTAGCCAGTGGTGTTTGGTATTCGATAACCCTGAACTCTGTTAAGTGATCCACATATGCGGTAACTGTTTTGTTTGTGGTATCCACCGTAGAATCTTTAATTGGAGTCCAGAGACTAGTTGTTGTACTATAATACGCTAATTTTAGTTTATATGCCTTTACTCCTGCTGGTAATCCTGAGTCAGTATACGGAATAACAATTTTAATTTTTTTATTGAATGATGTAACTCCACCGGATAATGTTATATTTTTCGTAAAATTAGTGAATGTCAGTATACCATCAGCTTTACTGCTTGAATTGTTTAATGTAGACGGTGTGGTAATCGTTATTTGTACTGAATTACTGACCGCACCGGAAGGTATCTCGATAACAGCACCATCGCCGGTAATAAACCTATTATCCGCGCTTGAAGATACTGTAGTTTTTATTTTAAACATAAAGTGTTTGGGGCTAGTTGTAAAATTACCTGTTTTATCTGCTGCTGCTAAGTGAAAATACCATGTCCCGTCTGCAAGATCATAATAACGCATAATACTTTCTGTGCTTCCCAATGAACTGCTGGCAGTAGTAGGCGCGGTTAATTCATTGTGATCAAGTATGTAATAGTATTTATCTACCCCTGAACCTGTATCCGTTGCAGCAAGCCAATTGAGAGAAACCGTTTTTTCCATGTATTCCACGCTACTGCTGGGATGTGTATCTGAATACAAAGTTCCCAAAACCGGTTTTACTGTATCATAAACCACACCGTCGCTAGAAGCCCATTCACCGTACACACCAGCAGAATTTTTTGCGCGTACACGCGCATAATATACCACGTTTTGTTGTGCCCCGGAAATTGTATGCTGATAAATTATGGTTGACGGGCTAACAGTATACTTAGTATTAACAACACTTGCCCCACCTGGGAAAGTTCCTATCTGTAATTCAAACTCAAGTGCAGTATTTGCCGCGCCTTTTGTCCAGTTAAATGTGATACTTGTAGACTTTATATAATTCCCTTCAGATGAATACGGTACACCAGGTAGTCCCGGGCCTGTCATCACTTTAATCGTATCCGTATACCCGCTCAGTACACCATCGCCATTATACGCAGCAACTTTGAACCAGAAATCAGCTTCTGTGTACAAACCATAAACAGTATGTGAGGTTATGTTAAGGTTTTTATTATAACTTGCGCTATAATACCACGGACCGTTTTGCGATCCTGAAGATGCAAGTACTGTATATCTCGATCCATCACCTGTCCAAGTGAGCATTACACTGGTTGACCCGCTAAAACCTGTTAGCGCAGACGGTTCGGTTGCAAGAGTATATACGCTTTGTTTTGACGACGCACGGGTTGTAGAATCCATATTGTATGGTTTTACATACCTTGCATACTGGCTGTTCGAAGATAGCCCTGTTTCAGTAAAAATAGTTGTCCCTGCAGATAATAACGAACTTATCGTACTATTAGCGTCGTTATAAACATAATAACCATTTGTCGCTTCAGGAATAGTCGTCCACGTCCATACTATTGTGTTTGTAGAAATTGACGTTCCAATAAAACTACCCGGTCGTGGAAGTCCAAATGAATCTTCTGTGAGATAAGGATTGTATGTCATCGTACTATAATAACCAGAGTAGAACTTACTTTTTACCGGACCAGTTGCGCTTCCCCAATAATTATTTGCTGCATTAATTATTGAATAGTAATACGCGTAAATATCGTACGAATAATTATTCTTAAATGTTGAACTTGTAATGTTTATAACACAAGGTTCGCTTGCATTATAACCATAAGCATATATTCCATACGAACTACTGTTTGTAATTGCACAATTGGTTATATTTATCTTTGGACAATAATACGCGTAAATATTGTAATTGCTTGCATAACTTATTTTACAGTAGTCGAGATACGTTTTATCCGGCATTGTACCTCTATAGAAATAAATTCCATTCCATGTAGTAGCAGTTAATGATGAGTTATAATCTTTCGCTCTGGTAAGTTCAACTATTGAGTCTTCTGTCCCACGAACGATCAACGCGCCGTTATAGTTTTCATAACTGCTATACCCAACCTGAATTCCAGCGCTTGAGTTAAATCCAACTTTTGTCCCAGGATTTATTGTTAAACTAGCATATGTATCACTAGCACTATCTTGATCGTATATATAAACTGTACCTTGCACATAGTACGGGATTCCCTGGTTTGACCATTCAGCAGTCGTGCTTATAAGCCCTCCGGCAACATAAATGAATTGATATGTGTTCCCAATATAGGTATTACCCTTGCCTAATGAAAGAGTACAGGGCATATACACTGGATAAGTTGCATTATTTCTGAAAACTGTATTAGAAATGTCACCTGTACCCGCTGCACAGTATAAACCATAACTTGCACAGTTTTCAATAATTGAATTATCAAGAATAATATGCCCGTTATTTGACCCTATACCGTAACTGTAACTGTTTAAAATGACACAGTTTCTTAGAGTGACCGTTGAATAATTAACATACACTATTGAACTGTTACCTCCATACCCTGCATTACGAAGGACGCAATATTCTAGTACACAATTATCGTAATCCGCGTAGTTGTTAAAAGTTATACCTTCCCAATTGTAAGACCCGCCAACGGGATTTGTTGCTGTTAAGGTTACGCTCGAAAGTTCCACACCAGCGATTCTTAATGCACCGTTTTGTCCGGAACTTGAACTTCCACCTACAGTAATACCAACACCGTTACCAAAATTGACTGTAACTCCTGCCATAATAGTTAATACTGCGGAAGTAAGAGGATTGCTGTCATTATCGTAAATACTTACATCACCGGTTACTTTGTAAGTGAACCCGTTATTTGCCCAGGTAGTATTCTTTGAAACAACACCTCCAGATACTTCAAGTTCTGTCCCACCATAGTTTGTAAAGACATTGTCAGATGCAAGGGTTGTAGCTGCAGAGATCGCAATCGGATTACCGGTGATATCAGAAATTGTATTTCCCGAGATATAAGACTCTCCTGCAGAGATTTGTATGCCATAAGAGGTTATGAGGTTAATCTTATTTCTGGAGATAATTGAATTACTATTTGCTGCATAGATACCAATTGAACTGCAATAACTCACCGTGGAATCGTAAATCTCAAATTTTCCGTAACTTGAATAAATACCATAATTTGTTTGCTTTATTAAACAATTACGTAATACCACACTGGCAGAATTGTAGTAACAATAAATACTTCCGTACCCGTTATACCCGGCATATTCTATATTACAATAAGACATTGTCGATGTTCCTGCGTATTGACTAAAAACAATATTCCGCCATGAAGCTGATGTAGGTGACGTTGCATTACTTGTAAAAGTTATTGGTTCAGCCACCGTACCTGATGCGATGAAGATACCGTTCTGCCCGGAACTGTTATTACCTATATTCAATTGCCCGTTTGATGAAAACTTTAATACTACTCCAGGTTGAATTATCAGTTTCGCAGTAGTAAAATTTGACGTATCTACATCATAAACGTTAACGGTACCATTAATATTGTATACCAACCCGGATAATTTTGACCATATGCATGTACCATTAATCGTACCTTGAGTTATTTCAATTTCCTGATTACTATTACCAGTAATAACGTTATCCGCATCTATGTTAATCTCCGGCGATACAGATAACGGATATGAACCATTCCCCGTTATTTTATTAGCTTTTATTAATGCATCACCGCAACTCGTCATATACATGCCGTACGTACCGTTTGTTGATACAACACAACTCGATATAGTTATTCCCGACGCACCGGAAATATACATCCCGTATGTAGTGTTCAACGTAATCGTGGAATTATAGACCGTCATCGGAGCATTAGTATTGTATATCCCGTAATAAGCACTGTTACGTATTACACAATCATTTATTGCCGGGGCTTTAGAATTACAATAAATGTTACCATACCCGTTATAACCGCCATATTCAATAATACAATTACTTAATGCAGAACCATCACTGTATTGATTAAAAATTAATCCTCTCCAGTTACTCCCCGAAGTACCGGTATTATTAGAAAAAGTTATGGGGTTCCCACTGGTACCTGATGCTATGAGTATACCGTTATACCCCATCGTACTGTTCCCGGTAGTAATTGAACCATCCGAAGTAAATTGTACCGTGACACCCGGCTGAATGGTAAGTACCGCGTTTTTTGTTATGAAACCATCCTGGTCATCAATCGAGATATTACCAGCAACATAATAAGGTAATCTGTGGTTAAACCATGTTTTGTAATCTTTTATTGTACCGCTATTCAATTCTATACGCTGGTTAGTATTAGTCCCAAAAGTATTGCTGGTGTCAAGCATTATTGTAGGAATCATATTAACGGGTGTGTTGTTACCTGTAAAGTAGCACGCAGTAACTGTCGGAGAACTTGTACCTGTAATATATAACCCGTAACTTCCGTTTCCTGAAAATGTGCAGGAACTTATCAACGGACTTGCAGTACCGGTAACTATCATACCGTAGTTGTAACTGCTGGTTATTGTAGAATGTATTACCGTAATACGAGAGTTCTCGATTATTATATTACCATAATTAGAGTTACCATATTGCCCTGCATTACTGACAATACAATAATCCATTGTTGAATAAATATCCGCTGTGGTATTGAAAGTTATACCTTCCCAGGTATTCGACGCGTTTGTACTGCCTGTGAATTTAATTGGTTGGCTTGCTGTCCCTATAGCGCGAAGGCCTCCTTTAGAAGTACTATAGCCTAAGTATAACCCACAGTTTGAATTAAACTTTACTTCCACACCGGGTTCTATGTATAACAACGGCTCATTTGTACCGTAAACATAAACATCACCTATAACATTAATTGGGCTATCCACAAGAGCCCATGTTGTAGTTTGGGAAATTGTCCCACTTACATTCAACGCTGTTGCATAGGAAGGAATTAACAATAACATACCTATAACAGGAAATAATAAATACATCCTTTTTCTCAACATAAAATTTGTTACCTCAATAATTTTTAAAATATAAGATCTTAAGCTCTACCTTGTATTAATGCATATTATGGTTATTATATAACTGTTAAAGTTGATAAGTCAATAAATCAACAATGTGAATAAGGTCACAATATTACTGAAAATTGTTGTTTTAACTAACTCAATACGAATCCAGTGCTGTGAACATAAGACCCATTAACGGTAGCCAGATAAAGAACCAGGGTATCGTACCCATTATACCTTCATCCCTTCTGACAAAAGTTAAGTTCAGGCTCGAAGTTAGCTCGTACCCCGGTTGAGTTCCAAAAACCGGATATCTGGCAGATAGGTCCAGGCTGAAAGCTTCGCTCATCCTCAACATCAACCCGCCTTGTACTGCCAATGAACTATACCACTGCCATTCAAACATATCCCTAGTACCATTTACTGTAGGTGTAGTTCCGGGAAATGTTAATGCACCCCAAGTGTATGCTATCCCCCAGTATAACGGTTTTGGGAATGAAAAACTTACATCCCAATCCATCTCCCAGTACCCAAGTTCTTTTAAAGTATAGACAGGATAGTTGTAAGAATAGGTGGCATAATTATACGATACGGTGCTATCTGTTATGGTTGCTTTAGGATAATTACGTAGGTGTGTGCTTCCAAACCCGAACCCGCCACGCATAATCAATCCCTCTACTTCAAATGCGTTAAGGCTTACCATTGAAAAATACGGGCCTGACAACATGAAAGACGTGGTTAATCCCTGTAGTGTCATCGGTAAATTTGTCTGAGTATTTGATCCCATATAATATCCGAATACCGGTGTACTCCAAGCATTAATTTTGCTTACTGGGTCTAACAATACCTTAAAATTAGGATCTATTATCATTGTCCTGTATGAAACCCCGAACCCTCCAACGTCATCATTATCATCGTATCCAAGTGATCCACTAGGCATCCGCACACGAGGAGCACTGATACGAGGAGAAGCACTCGATGATGAACGACGGGATACTACAGGAGTTTCCGTAGTATCTGTAATTTTTTTTTCTGATGCCGTAACCGGTTTTTGCACAGCCTTTAAATCTACCTGTTTACCTATAACATCAGAAATAACGTCTTTTGTCATTTCTCTTGATTTATCAAATACGGAGGTAAGGTCCGGACAACTTCCCCGGCGCATACTAAGAATTTCACCAGTACCCACATCAACTATTTTCAGGATTATCTGATACTGCCCTTCGAATTTGCCTATACTCCCGAACCCCATCTTTTCAACTTTTAGTAAACTACCAGCTTTTGCAGCACAGGATTCGTCGTTACAGATAGAATCCTCAAACTGCTGGTTACCCAACATTTTCGCCATCTCCGTGCGTTCCAGCATCCTAAACTCACCTGAATCAAGAAAATGCCCACGGAAAAAGTCACTGGTTACAGCTGCATCTTCAGCTGATACACCTGGTTGAGCTTTGAGGTCAAGAATAGCTATTGAGACCTTTTCAGCATAAACCTGCGCAGGTATCAGCATCAGAATCAATGATAGGATACAGGACAATTTCACCACCGTTGTTCTTTTAAACATTTAATTAACTCCTTAAAATTATTAAACTCAGCAACATACTAAATTGACAAAACGTTTAAATATTTTATATATTTACGTGATGTTAAGTCAATAAATATAACAACAAAAAGTTGTAGTGTTTTCCTAGAGTTAGAAAGGATATTGGTAGTAACATGAAAAAAGGTATTAGTTATTGGTCATTTCAGAATTCCGGGTTGTCAGCAATAAATGCTATTGATAATGCAAAAATTGCTGGGTTTGAGGGTATAGAATTAACTCTGGAAGAATCAGGGGATACATTAACGCTGAACTCTACTGACGCACAAGTTAAAGATATTGCGGGATATGCAAAAGAAAAAGGAGTGAGTATCCCGTCAATAGCTACAGGCATGTTTTGGTCAAATTCACTAACAGCAAACAATGATAGTGTCGCAAAAAAAGCGTTTGATATTGCAGTACGCGAACTTGAACTTGCCGCTGTTATAGGAGCAAAAACTGTATTAATAGTCCCTGGTGCAGTGGACGTGTTTTTTTTGAAAGATGCGGAAATTGTCTCTTATGACGTTGTATATGCACGTTCATTAAAAGCTGTCTCAAAACTCGCAAAAATTGCAGAAAAACTGAAAGTCAACATCGGTTTGGAAGAAGTATGGAACAAGTTTTTGCTCAGCCCGTTGGAGATGCGTGATTTTATTGATAAGATCGGCAGTAAGTTTGTCGGTTCATATTTCGATGTTGGTAATGTTGTGCCGTTTGGGTTTCCTGAACAGTGGATACGCATACTTGGGCATCGCGTAAAAGCTGTGCATCTAAAAGATTTTAAGAATACAGGGTTTGATGGTAAAACCGGCCTTGTGGACGGTTTCTGTGACCTTGAAACAGGTGACGTAAATTGGAAGAATGTCATCTCTGCGCTTAAAGACATCAAATATGACGGATATCTTATTGCTGAAATGGTTCCGCCGACTTCCAATGTTTCAAGGGAGAACCTTATTCCTAAAACATCAAAAGCTATGGATCATATTTTGAGTTTATAAATACATTTATATTCAAGGAGAACACAAAATGGTAAAAGTTGGTATTATAGGTATAGGGTTTATGGGGAAAACGCATTTTGAGTGTTACAAAACAAACTCAAATGCGCAGATTGTAGCTATCGCGGATATCAATGAAAAAAAAATAACCGGTGACTGGTCGGAGATTGGAGGGAATATTGGTGACGGTAAAGTTAAACCCGTAGACCTTACCGGCATAAAAACTTTTAAAACCGCGGATGACCTTATCAACAACTCGGACGCTGACCTCATAGATATTTGCCTGCCAACGCATTTACACGCGGAATATGCGATTAAAGCGTTACGGTCCGGGAAAAACGTTATGTGCGAAAAACCTATTGCACGAACATCAAGCGATGCACAAAAAATTATTACCGCATGGAAAAAATCAAAGAAAAAACTTATGGTCGGACATTGTATACGTTTTTGGCCGGGGTATGATATCGTAAAAGAATATATTACCAATACAACGTTTGGTAAACCGCGATTCGCTATTTTCCGCAGGGTATCTACCGCACCGATATGGTCCTGGGACAACTGGTTGATGGATAATAACCGCAGCGGCGGGTGCGCACTTGATATGCATATACATGACATAGATGCTGTAACATACTTTTTTGGAAAACCGGATACAATACTCGCAAACGGTGTAGTCACATCCAATCGGGTTGACCATGTAATGGCAACTTATAAATATGATAACGGTATGATAGCACTCGCGGAAGGTAAATGGGAAACACCAACCTGTTTTCCGTTTAACATGGCATTTTGGATAACTTTCGATACCGCGGTGGTTGAGTTTGAATCCGCAAAATCTAACCAATTGGTTATTTACCATAACGACGGTAAAAAAGAAGTTATTGACCTCCCGGGTGAGACCGGCTGGCAACGCGAGATAAATTATTTTATTGATTGTATAACAAAAGACAAACAACCCGGAGTAGTTACCCCTATGGATGCTAAAGTAAATCTTGACATTGCACTCAAAGAAATTGCTATACTAACAAAAACAAAGCAGTTATAAATTTGTCTTGTTTATGAAAGGAATAAAGTACTGATGTTAAAGAAAATGTTCGTTTTAACCGTCACAACGGCAATAGTTGCGGGAGTAATAACAGTCTCTGCACCCGTACCTGTTTTTGCAGCGGATACTCGACCGGAATGGGTAATAAATTTCGTGAATTACGATAAGCCCGGTATAATTTACGGTACGTCATTTTCCGCGTATGATAAACGGAAGAAGGAAACTAAAAAAGTTGCGCGGGATACCGCCTATGCAGATGCATTACAAAAAATGGCTTCCAAACTGGAAACTACAGTACAGAGTTCC
It contains:
- a CDS encoding Gfo/Idh/MocA family oxidoreductase → MVKVGIIGIGFMGKTHFECYKTNSNAQIVAIADINEKKITGDWSEIGGNIGDGKVKPVDLTGIKTFKTADDLINNSDADLIDICLPTHLHAEYAIKALRSGKNVMCEKPIARTSSDAQKIITAWKKSKKKLMVGHCIRFWPGYDIVKEYITNTTFGKPRFAIFRRVSTAPIWSWDNWLMDNNRSGGCALDMHIHDIDAVTYFFGKPDTILANGVVTSNRVDHVMATYKYDNGMIALAEGKWETPTCFPFNMAFWITFDTAVVEFESAKSNQLVIYHNDGKKEVIDLPGETGWQREINYFIDCITKDKQPGVVTPMDAKVNLDIALKEIAILTKTKQL
- a CDS encoding right-handed parallel beta-helix repeat-containing protein → MLRKRMYLLFPVIGMLLLIPSYATALNVSGTISQTTTWALVDSPINVIGDVYVYGTNEPLLYIEPGVEVKFNSNCGLYLGYSTSKGGLRAIGTASQPIKFTGSTNASNTWEGITFNTTADIYSTMDYCIVSNAGQYGNSNYGNIIIENSRITVIHSTITSSYNYGMIVTGTASPLISSCTFSGNGSYGLYITGTSSPTVTACYFTGNNTPVNMIPTIMLDTSNTFGTNTNQRIELNSGTIKDYKTWFNHRLPYYVAGNISIDDQDGFITKNAVLTIQPGVTVQFTSDGSITTGNSTMGYNGILIASGTSGNPITFSNNTGTSGSNWRGLIFNQYSDGSALSNCIIEYGGYNGYGNIYCNSKAPAINDCVIRNSAYYGIYNTNAPMTVYNSTITLNTTYGMYISGASGITISSCVVSTNGTYGMYMTSCGDALIKANKITGNGSYPLSVSPEINIDADNVITGNSNQEIEITQGTINGTCIWSKLSGLVYNINGTVNVYDVDTSNFTTAKLIIQPGVVLKFSSNGQLNIGNNSSGQNGIFIASGTVAEPITFTSNATSPTSASWRNIVFSQYAGTSTMSYCNIEYAGYNGYGSIYCYYNSASVVLRNCLIKQTNYGIYSSYGKFEIYDSTVSYCSSIGIYAANSNSIISRNKINLITSYGIQISAGESYISGNTISDITGNPIAISAATTLASDNVFTNYGGTELEVSGGVVSKNTTWANNGFTYKVTGDVSIYDNDSNPLTSAVLTIMAGVTVNFGNGVGITVGGSSSSGQNGALRIAGVELSSVTLTATNPVGGSYNWEGITFNNYADYDNCVLEYCVLRNAGYGGNSSIVYVNYSTVTLRNCVILNSYSYGIGSNNGHIILDNSIIENCASYGLYCAAGTGDISNTVFRNNATYPVYMPCTLSLGKGNTYIGNTYQFIYVAGGLISTTAEWSNQGIPYYVQGTVYIYDQDSASDTYASLTINPGTKVGFNSSAGIQVGYSSYENYNGALIVRGTEDSIVELTRAKDYNSSLTATTWNGIYFYRGTMPDKTYLDYCKISYASNYNIYAYYCPKINITNCAITNSSSYGIYAYGYNASEPCVINITSSTFKNNYSYDIYAYYYSIINAANNYWGSATGPVKSKFYSGYYSTMTYNPYLTEDSFGLPRPGSFIGTSISTNTIVWTWTTIPEATNGYYVYNDANSTISSLLSAGTTIFTETGLSSNSQYARYVKPYNMDSTTRASSKQSVYTLATEPSALTGFSGSTSVMLTWTGDGSRYTVLASSGSQNGPWYYSASYNKNLNITSHTVYGLYTEADFWFKVAAYNGDGVLSGYTDTIKVMTGPGLPGVPYSSEGNYIKSTSITFNWTKGAANTALEFELQIGTFPGGASVVNTKYTVSPSTIIYQHTISGAQQNVVYYARVRAKNSAGVYGEWASSDGVVYDTVKPVLGTLYSDTHPSSSVEYMEKTVSLNWLAATDTGSGVDKYYYILDHNELTAPTTASSSLGSTESIMRYYDLADGTWYFHLAAADKTGNFTTSPKHFMFKIKTTVSSSADNRFITGDGAVIEIPSGAVSNSVQITITTPSTLNNSSSKADGILTFTNFTKNITLSGGVTSFNKKIKIVIPYTDSGLPAGVKAYKLKLAYYSTTTSLWTPIKDSTVDTTNKTVTAYVDHLTEFRVIEYQTPLASTAYCYPNPFNAGSNTIILYTVPGGDTANYIKKVNLKIYDLLGGLVWSQEYTGGETGAIQGVNNEVVWDGKNGKGEMVTAGAYIVYINTSVNATTAGTSEAPKPQKIIVGVK
- a CDS encoding sugar phosphate isomerase/epimerase family protein — encoded protein: MKKGISYWSFQNSGLSAINAIDNAKIAGFEGIELTLEESGDTLTLNSTDAQVKDIAGYAKEKGVSIPSIATGMFWSNSLTANNDSVAKKAFDIAVRELELAAVIGAKTVLIVPGAVDVFFLKDAEIVSYDVVYARSLKAVSKLAKIAEKLKVNIGLEEVWNKFLLSPLEMRDFIDKIGSKFVGSYFDVGNVVPFGFPEQWIRILGHRVKAVHLKDFKNTGFDGKTGLVDGFCDLETGDVNWKNVISALKDIKYDGYLIAEMVPPTSNVSRENLIPKTSKAMDHILSL